The DNA segment ACAATAACACTTTCACTGTCCACAAGCAGAAAGCAGACAATGAACTAGGACCTTATCAGTAGGCAAGTAGGCTATATGGTGCAGCCTATATGTGTTATTGTATATTGTCTATATGTTGTCTGTAGTCTACTGCTAGAGTGACGCCATCAGCCAGAACCAAATGCCTTCACTCTAAAAAGTGATGTGTTAGAATTACACATTGCTTGTTATCTCAGGGACAACACAATTTTGTGTAAATTTCAAAACAGCACTTGTGTGGCTGGGTGAAAGGTGAAAGacagatgtaaatgtaaatgtaaaagatTTCAGCTAtcttaaaaaacaaaagaaaaacaacaagcagacaaataaagaaaaaaaaagcaatttttttgcaggtaggctacacaattgtttgtatttttgagATAGCTGAAATCTGTCTTTCACCCAGCCAGCCAcacaattgctgtgttgaaatttacacaaaatgtgttgtccctaccTGAGCACACTCAGCAGATGTGTCATTTTTAACACATCACTtttgtgtgtagcctactaaCTCACTCTGGTTCCTGCTGTGGTGGCAAAGTGGAGCGAACAGCTGACTTAGGGGCGTGTGGCCCCTGTTCTTATCAGACCTGGGTTTTTTTTGGAAGTAGATTACATGGTGGTTTAGTGACTAACCTCAGATGAagtaataatacacacacacgcacacacacacacacacacacaggatataaCAACAACACAGTTAGCTGATGACAGTCACAAACAAGCTGCCTGTTTTACCCAGAATCCACAGAGGCTGTCCTTCATGGTACAACATGCGCTGCCAGGAGTCTGAATGCCCCATAGCACCAAAGAACAAAAGAGCATACTGTATAGGGCAGAGGTCATACTTGCATTAAATCCATCTGCTATTATGTGCATTTTGCACTGTACTGGGATGGTAACACATGACAAATGAGACAAACCAGAGCTAAAATAAAGATAAATTAGGTCTTGATGTTAGTTACATATTCATGTATAACAAACGCTATACAAGATTTCAGTTTGAGactaaatagacacacacacacacacacacacacacacacacacacacacacacacacacacacacacacacacacacacacacacacagatgtcccTTCACccagctataggcctagtgtGGACCAGCACTCCTCTGGCTGTACATGTATGTTCTGGTCAGTGCTCTGACTGTAGGTCTACTTCTTAGCTGAACGTGTTTTGTTAAAAACAACTGCTAGTCAAATACAAGTAATCAAAGCAGGCTGCATGACAATAAAATGAGTGTTGATACGGTGAAACAAGCTGTTTTCTTGTCCAGTGGATTTCAACTGTCTTACTGAGCAGAGTGTACAGTGAGGCACATTGTGAGCGTAAAATGTGACCCAATGATAAAGAGCAGCAGTTACCAAGATGTATTCTGTACTGACCATTTCCATTTGCTTTTTACATCAgacttccaacacacacacacacacacacacacgcacacacacacacacacacacacacagactctctctctctcacacacacacacacacacatgcacacacacacacgtgcagacacacacacacacacacacacacacacacacacacacacacacacacacacacacacacacacacagacacacacacacagacttacagtcccacacttacagacacacatgcacagacacacatacggacagacggacacacacacacacacacacacacacacacacacacacacacacacacacacacacacaaacacacacacactaacatacacaccgAGCCTACAGGTTTAGATCTGTAGGGGATCTTCCACTGATCAATTCAATtcttagcctggctaacgccaaagctcatctcattgagatggagtctgggaactacacattcattttctcgtatttgaaatgtggtttacgaatgcccagagccgtttattgggcactacgaatgtctatcaaatgcgtctgtacgtagctcataaccgcttcggtgtgtcgtcatcgtcttgctgtccctgttctgtgattggttcctttgttgaggtgaaaacaaagtccatggaatccaggctgtcTAGCAGTGTGAATAAAATTGTGcacgtaaggcagcatgggaaaccCCAGGCTATTCAATTCTTGCAACACCTTGGGGACATAACTTTCAGACTGCTATCATGTACTGACACAACAGTCCTCTGGGGGGCGCTACAGAGCTTAGCATGCCAAAGCCAAAACGAAAAAGAGTAGTCATCTCACATGCAACCACACCCATACAAAGTTGTCCAGTAATAGGTACCAAGCCATAGATATTCATATATTcccctgtttttatttacacattTAATGAATGTTGTTTTATAgtgtatagtaggcctatttacatattgcctgtttttttttaaagtaggcctatcttTACAAATACTCCTCCCCCATCCCATCTTCATGCAAATTAAATCCTATTTGTCTTTTCTCTGCTATAAACACTTgctgtcgttgttgttgttgttgttgttgttgttgttgtagttcgGTGTATTATAGTATTTGTTATAATAttgtctgtatatatatatatatatatatatatatgcacattgTCTGTTCTCATTGTCTCTTACTTTTCTCTTTCATCTTTACCCTACAGACGATCGCAAAATGGCCGCAGATAATGTTACTGATTCCTACGACCTTCCCATCACCAGCGGTGAGAGTACGATTGTGTCAGAGTAGTCAACCATTTGTAATGTGTTTATAGTgaatttttgcatttttgcGATCCCATTTTAAGACATGTAGTACAGCAATATCATACAGAAATGTAGATGGTTGcattataaaagtaaaatataGAAACATAAAACATGTAAAATTAACTTCCATCATACTTAAATTCAAAATAATGAATTTCATTTAAGTGTGAGTTTGACAATGGCAGACATTGCTCTTAGACTGTATTCATTCAcatgacatttatttatatgtggATTTCAGACTACTATGATGACGACTACTTGTCATACTATGCCACCTCTGCTGGCGAAGAGGATCTGGTAACTCCATGCTTTGAAGAGGATGACGAGTCGCAGATCCTGTCGGGCTGTCAGACGGCGTTCTACATCCTGGTCTTTCTGGTGGGTGTGCCGGGCAACTCTCTGGTCGTGGCCACCTTCGCCCGCTACTGGCGCGCCCGTCTGCGCAGCCTGACGGATGCTTTCCTCCTCCACCTGGCGCTGTCggacctgcagctgctgctcACGTTGCCCCTGCAGGCGGGGGAAGCGCTGCGTGGCGAGTGGCCCTTCAGCAGCGCCCTCTGCAAGGTGAACAGGGGACTGCGGTCAGTGAATACCTACAGCGGCCTGCTGCTGCTAGCCTGCATTAGCGCCGAGCGCTACAGCGTGGTGGTGCTCCGCTCGGGGGCAACGCGTCGGAGGAAGACCGGTGGTGGATGCTGCCGTCGTCGGGTGATGGTCCAAGCTGTCATCGCATGCCTGACCGTGGCAATAACCGCTATCGCCCTGAGCGCCCCTGACTTCCTGTTCTCCGAGGTGGAGAACAGTAACGGCATGTGCGGCCTGAACGTGTGGGTGGATAGCGCCAGCTCACAGGTCAAGCTGGCCCTGACCGGCTCCATGATTGCCGGCTTCTGCGTGCCCTTCGCCGTCATGGCCACCTGCTACACGGCCATCGGCTGCGTCCTGGCGCAAGGTCGGCGCACGGCGCGCGGGCATTGCTGGCGGCGGCAGCGGACACTCCGCCTGATGGTGGCGCTGGTGTTCCTCTTCCTGCTCTTCCAGCTGCCCTACACGCTGGTGCTGGGCCTGAAGCTGATGGACGCCTGGCGCTCCTGCAGCTTCCTGCTGTGGGAGAGCGCCACCTGCAGTCTGGCCTACACGCGCTGCTGCCTCAACCCCGTGCTCTACGCTCTGGTCGGCGTGCGCTTCCGCAACGACGTGCTGAGGCTGCTGCACGAGGCTGGCTGCCTCTGCCTCTCCGCCTCGCGGCTGTCCCTCGACCCCGACAGCGGCAGCTCGATCTCGCGGTCCTCGgcgccccccaccaccacactgcTG comes from the Alosa alosa isolate M-15738 ecotype Scorff River chromosome 22, AALO_Geno_1.1, whole genome shotgun sequence genome and includes:
- the ccr10 gene encoding C-C chemokine receptor type 10, encoding MAADNVTDSYDLPITSDYYDDDYLSYYATSAGEEDLVTPCFEEDDESQILSGCQTAFYILVFLVGVPGNSLVVATFARYWRARLRSLTDAFLLHLALSDLQLLLTLPLQAGEALRGEWPFSSALCKVNRGLRSVNTYSGLLLLACISAERYSVVVLRSGATRRRKTGGGCCRRRVMVQAVIACLTVAITAIALSAPDFLFSEVENSNGMCGLNVWVDSASSQVKLALTGSMIAGFCVPFAVMATCYTAIGCVLAQGRRTARGHCWRRQRTLRLMVALVFLFLLFQLPYTLVLGLKLMDAWRSCSFLLWESATCSLAYTRCCLNPVLYALVGVRFRNDVLRLLHEAGCLCLSASRLSLDPDSGSSISRSSAPPTTTLLSPKSPTPLLTPPDIAETDVGKVFVYPSLSSTHT